From the Scophthalmus maximus strain ysfricsl-2021 chromosome 11, ASM2237912v1, whole genome shotgun sequence genome, one window contains:
- the ywhag2 gene encoding 14-3-3 protein gamma-B, with protein MVDREQLVQKARLAEQAERYDDMAAAMKSVTELNEALSNEERNLLSVAYKNVVGARRSSWRVISSIEQKTSADGNEKKIEMVRAYREKIEKELEAVCQDVLNLLDNFLIKNCSETQHESKVFYLKMKGDYYRYLAEVATGEKRATVVESSEKAYNEAHEISKEHMQPTHPIRLGLALNYSVFYYEIQNAPEQACHLAKTAFDDAIAELDTLNEDSYKDSTLIMQLLRDNLTLWTSDQQDDEGGEGNN; from the exons ATGGTTGACCGCGAGCAGCTGGTGCAGAAAGCCAGGCTGGCCGAGCAGGCTGAGAGGTACGATGACATGGCAGCGGCTATGAAATCG GTAACGGAGCTGAACGAGGCCCTGTCCAACGAGGAGAGGAACCTTCTGTCTGTGGCTTACAAGAACGTGGTCGGGGCCCGCCGCTCGTCCTGGAGGGTGATCTCCAGCATCGAGCAGAAGACCTCGGCTGACGGCAATGAGAAGAAGATCGAGATGGTCAGGGCCTACCGGGAGAAGATtgagaaggagctggaggcggTGTGCCAGGACGTGCTCAACCTGCTGGACAACTTCCTGATCAAGAACTGCAGCGAAACGCAGCACGAGAGCAAGGTGTTCTACCTGAAGATGAAGGGCGACTACTACCGGTACCTGGCCGAGGTGGCCACAGGGGAGAAGAGAGCCACCGTGGTGGAGTCGTCGGAGAAGGCCTACAACGAGGCCCACGAGATCAGCAAGGAGCACATGCAGCCCACCCACCCCATCCGCCTGGGCCTGGCCCTCAACTACTCCGTGTTTTACTACGAGATCCAGAACGCCCCCGAGCAGGCCTGTCATCTGGCGAAGACCGCCTTCGACGACGCCATCGCCGAGCTCGACACCCTCAACGAGGACTCCTACAAAGACTCCACTCTCATCATGCAGCTGCTCCGAGACAACTTGACACTGTGGACAAGTGACCAGCAGGATGACGAGGGCGGGGAGGGCAACAATTAA